In Deltaproteobacteria bacterium, the genomic window TGATCCAGACGCACGCGATGGCGCTCTTGCGCCCGGAGCTGCGCGGCAAAGCGCTGTTCAACGCCCTGCAATGGATGGACGGGCTGGTCGCCCCCGCTTTCATCCTGGCGGCCGGGTTCTCGATGGCGCTCACGCAGGTGCGAGCCGCCGCCGCCAGCGGCGACGCCGACGCCCGCAGACGGCGGATGAAGAAGACGCTGCGCCGGCTTGCCGAGGTGCTGTTGGTCGGCGCGCTCGTGAACTGGATGTGGTTTCCAATCTTCCGGGAGCCGCGCTGGATCGTACGGATGGACATCCTGCCCTGCATCGGCTTTTCGCTGCTGCTGGCGCTGCCGATCCTGTTCGTCCTCGCCCCTCACCCGCGCGCTCTGCGATGGGCAGCACTCGCCCTCGCAGCCGCCGTCTTCGGCCTCTCGCCGCTCGCGGAGCCGCTCGGCGCGCCGTGGAACCGGTTCCTGAACCAGCACGGAGATGCAGTGTTTCCGTTGCTGCCCTGGGCGGGATACGTGTACCTCGGCGCAGCGATCGGTGCCGCCACGGCGGAGAAGGGGCCTCGTGGCGCCGCGCTCTGGCTGGCGGCGTTGGCGGGCGCTGGCATCGTCATCTGGCACTTCACTCCCTGGTTCACGGCGCTCTATCCGCCCCACGAGTTCTGGGTGATGAACCCGGCGAACTCCGCCCGGCGCTGGACGCAGGTCTGCCTCCTCGCCCTCGCGCTGCTCGCCGTCGAGCAGGGAGTCCCCGGCAACTGGCGTAGCTCCGCGCCGGTGCGCTTCGTGGAAGTCTTCGGGATGTCGTCGCTGGCCGGCTACTTCTTCCACGAGATGCTCCTCTTCTTCCGCATCTTCGGGTTCTCGTTCGAATCGCGCTGGGGAAAGGCCTGTTCCTGGCCGCAATACGCAGCCCTGACGGCGCTGCTCGCGGCGTGCACCTTCGCGCTCACCTGGCTGACCGACCGGGTGTACAGCGCGGCCGAAAAGCGTGCGCCGGCCACGTCGGCTGCATGACGGCTTACAGGGCCGGGATACGAGGCTTGCGCGCGGCGGGGGCGCGGCTTACGCACCGGGGATGATCGAGCACATCAGCCTTCGCTGCCGCGATTCGCGCGCGAGCCGGAAATTCTACGAGCGGGCGCTGGAGCCGCTCGGATACGAGATGGACCGCCGGTACGGGGATGCTTTCGGATTCATCCAGGGCGGGCGCCACGACTTCTGGGTGACGAAGGGCAAGGTCGGCACCCCGACGCACGTCGCTTTCCACGCGCAGAGCGCTGCCGCCGTCGACGCCTTCTACCGGGCGGCGATGGCGGCCGGCGGAAAGGACAACGGCGCTCCCGGACCGCGCGATGAGTACGGGTATGCTGCGTTCGTCCTGGATCCGGACGGGCACAACGTCGAAGCGGTGATCTGGGACGAGGAGATGGAGAAACGGCGCCGTTCCGCTCCCCGCCGGGGACGCCGCCGGAAGGCAGGATAACCGCCGGCGACCCCTCGGGGTGCCCTTTGCGGCTATGCTTGGGACGTCCAAGGAGGGCCCATGGAAGCATTCGGCCCGGAAGGAAATGCGCAACGCCCCCTGATCGAGCGCGCGATCGCCATGGAAGACATCCGGGCGCTCGGCCTCGGCCCACCGATTACCGTCAGACGCGACGCGACCCTGCAGGCGGCGGTGGAAACGCTGCAGCGGGAGCACATCGGCTGCGTTCTCGTCACCGACGAGAGCGGAAAGCTCGCGGGCATCTTCACCGAGCGGGACCTGCTGACCAAGGTCGCGCTGCGCTCGCTGGACTGGAACGAGGAGCGCGTGGCCGACTACATGACCGCGGACCCGGAGACGCTCCGGCCCGACGACCGGATCGCCTGGGCGCTGAAGCTGATGCACGTCGGCGGATACCGCCACGTGCCGCTCACCGACGAGGCGGGCCGCCCCGTCGGCGTCATCTCCGTCAAGGACATCGTCGACTTCATCGTCGATCTCTTCCCGGCGCCGGTCCTCAACCTGCCGCCGGATCCGCGCCGGACGGATTACTCCGAAGGAGGCAGCGGAGGAGAAGGCTGATTCAGATCACGGCGCCGTCTCGCAGCGCCGCCACTTCCGCGTCGGACATGCCGAGCAGCCCCTTCAGCACTTCGGTCGTATGCTGACCGAGCGTCGGCGGAGGAACGTCGCCGCGCGGCGGCGTCTCCGATAGACGGATGGGCGATCCCACCATCGGCACCGTGCCGGAGAGCGGGTGCGGGGCGGAGATCGCCATCCCGCGGTGCGCGACCTGCGGATCGGCGAACACCTCGGCAAGATCGTTGATCGGACCGCAGGGAACCGTCGCCGCCTCCAAGGATTCGATCCAGTGCCGGCTCTCCCGCGCCGAGATGGCCCGGCCGAGGAGCTCTTCCAGCTCGACGCGGTGACGCACCCGGCCGGCGTTCGTCGCGAAGCGAGCGTCGCGGGCAAGGTGCGGGAGTCCCGCCACCTCGCAGAGCCGCGCGAACTGGCCGTCGTTTCCGACAGCGACGACGATGTGCCCGTCGCTCGTGGCGAACGCGCGGTAGGGAACGATGCTGGGGTGCGAGTTGCCGAGGCGGCCCGGGGGCCGGCGCGTGAGCAGGTAGCTCTGCGCCTGGTTCGCCAGCATCGCCACCTGGACGTCGAGCAGCGCGAGATCGACGTGCTGGCCGCGTCCGCTGCGTTCGCGCTGTGCGAGCGCAGCGAGGATCCCCGTCGCTGCGTACATGCCCGTGAGGATGTCGGTGATCGCCACGCCGACCTTCATGGGCTCGCCGTCCGGCTCCCCGGTGATGCTCATCAGGCCGCCCATCCCCTGGACGAGGAAGTCGTACCCGGCGCGGTCGCGGTACGGTCCCGTCTGCCCGAATCCGGTGATCGAGCAGTAGACGAGCCCCGGATTGAGCGCGGCGAGCCGGCGATAGTCGAGCCCGTACCGCTCGAGGGCACCGACCTTGTAGTTCTCCACCACCACGTCGGACTTCGCCGCGAGCCGGCGGACGACCTCCTGTCCCTCGGGACGCGCGAGGTCGAGCGTGATCGACTTCTTCCCGCGGTTGGTGCTGACGAAGTACGCTGACTGACCGCTTTCTTCGTCGAGCCAGGGCGGCCCCCATCCGCGCGTATCGTCGCCGGCGCCGGGCCGCTCGACCTTGATCACCTCGGCCCCGAGATCGGCCAGCGTCTGCGTTGCCCACGGGCCGGCGAGAACGCGGCTCAGATCGAGGACGCGAACGTGCGAGAGAGCGCCGACCGCCATGGCCCAATCATATCGCGCCGCCGGTGTGACAAGCTGTGCCCGATGCGCGTGATGGTTCTCGTCGCGGGCGCCCTGGTGCTGCTCGCGCTTGCAGTGCTCGTCATCCTGCTCTGGGTGCGGCGCGCGCGGCTGCGCAAGCGCGTTCCAGCGCGTCATGCTCCGCGCCTTCGTCACCCCGTCGTGCTGGCGCATGGCGTCTTCGGTTTCGACGAGATCGCCGTCGCCGGGCGACGCCATCGGTATTTCCGCAACATCGCCGAGGAGCTCGCGGTGCCGGGGCTGGAGTTCTACCGGCCGCGCGTCGCGGCGGCGGCCCCGATCGCGGTCCGGGCGGGAACGTTCGTGGAGCTCCTGCGGGCCCTTCCGGGAGAGCGGTTCAACGTGATCGCGCACAGCATGGGCGGCCTCGACGCGCGCTTCGCCATCGCGCGCCTCGGCCTCGCCGATCGGGTGGTGTCGCTGGTGACCATCGGGGCGCCGCACCGCGGGACGCCGCTCGCGGAGCTCCCCTTGGCCCGGGCGACGTCACGCTTGATCGGCGTCCGTGCGCTTGCCGATCTCGCTCCCGACGCCCTGAGTCGGTTCAACGAAGCGGTCCCGGACGTCGATGGAGTCGCCTACTGCAGCGTGGTGGCCGCGACCAGGCTGTCGCAGACCAACCCGCTGCTCTGGCCGTCGCACCTGTACCTCAGCGCCCGCAGCGGCCGGAACGACGGCGTCGTCCCGCAGGAATCGCAGCGGTGGGGAAACGTGCTTCGCGAGATCGAGGCGGACCACTGGGCACAGGTCGGGTGGTCGCTTCGATTCGACGCGGTGGGACTCTACGAGGAAATCCTGCGCGAGCTCGCTGCCCTCGGCTTCTGAGTCAGCGCACGGCCCCGGTGATCGTGCACCGGTTCTTCAGCTCCACCACCGTCTTCCAGGCGCGGTTGCGATCGACGTTCGCGTCGAGCACCGCGTTCCGGTAGTGGATGACCTCGAGGAAGAGCGCGATCACCGCGACGACCAGCGCAGTCTCGAATGCCACCCGCTTCATTCCGGCCTCCTGCGCATTCTTTGGTGATGCGAACGCGTAAAGAGGAGTCCGGCCCCCTATCGCACTGTAAGGTCCCGAACGATCTGGAGCCTCAGGCTGTCAAACCGACGACTCCAGGCCCACTGCCGCCGTCGTATCCAGCGCCTCCGCCCGGTGATCGCGGGCGATGAGCAGGTAGATGGCGGGCACGAAAAACAGCGTGAAGAGGGTGCCGATGGCCATCCCGGCTACCAGCACCAGTCCGATGCTGTTGCGCGCCGCGGCGCCCGGACCGGTCACCAGCGTGAGCGGGAAGTGCCCGCACACCGTTGCCACGCTCGTCATCAGCACGGGGCGGAGCCGGGTCATGGCAGCGTTGCGGACCGCGTCTACCTTCGTCTGCCCCTGTTCCTGAAGCTTGTTCGCGAACTCGACGATGAGGATGCCGTTCTTCGAGATCAGGCCGACCAGCGTCACCAGGCCGACCTGGGAGTACACGTTGAGTGTGGTCGTCCACCCGTCGGTGAAGAAGCGCATGTTCGGGTTGGGCATCTTGAGGAACGTCATCGTCAGGGCGCCGAACATCGCCAGCGGCACCGACCCGGCGAGGATCACGAACGGATCCCGGAAGCTGTTGAACTGGGCCGCCAGCACCAGGAAGATGAGGATGACGGCGAGGCCGAACGCGGGCAGGAACTTGTTGCCCTCGCTGCGCAGCTGCCGCGATTCGCCGGTGTAGTCGATGGTGTAGCCCTTCGGGAGGATCTTCGCCGCCTCGTCCTCCAGGTACCGGAGCCCCTGGTCCAAGGGAACCATCGCCACTCCGCTGAGCTTCACGGCATTGAGCTGCTGGAAGCGGTTGAGCGTGCGCGGAGTGACCGAATCGCGCAGGGTGGCGATGGTGCTGAGCGAGACCAGCTGCCCGTTGGGACCGGTGACGTGGATGTCCTTGAGCTGCTCCGGATTCAGGCGCTCGGCGCGGATGAGCTGGGGGATCACCTTGTAGCTGCGCCCGCCCACACTGAACCGGTTGACGAAGTTGCCGCCGACCGCCGCGCTCAGGTCCTGCCCGACGGACTGGAGGTTCAGCCGCAGCTCGGCCACCTTGTCGCGGTCGATCTGGATCTCGGACTGCNNNNNNNNNNNNNNNNNNNNNNNNNNNNNNNNNNNNNNNNNNNNNNNNNNNNNNNNNNNNNNNNNNNNNNNNNNNNNNNNNNNNNNNNNNNNNNNNCCGCCGCCTGGAAGGGAAGGAGGGACGACGGCGAACGTCTGCACACCGGGGATTGCCGCGACCTTCGCCGACAACTCCGGCAGCACCTGGAAGACGTTGCGCTTGCGGTCGGTCCAGGGCTTGAGGCCGTCGCCGTAGAACCCTCCGTTGGGAAACGTGATCTGGAAGGTGAATTGCGTCTCGGGGATCGACGCCATCTCCTTGTGGATCTCGCGGGTCAGCGGCGTGATTTGATCGATGGTGGAGTTCGCGGGCGTGTTCAGGATCCCGAAGATGATGCCCTGATCCTCGAGCGGAGCGAGCTCCTTGGGCGACTGCTGGAACATGAGCAGCGCGAGCCCGCCGATGACCACCCAGCTCACGTAGATGGCTCCGCGCGCCGTGAACGTCTTCTCGAGCAGGCGTCCGTAACCCGCCTTGACCTTCTCGAACGTGCGGTTGATCCAGCCTGCGAGCCCCTTCTCCTCGACCTCCCGGTGCAACAGGTACGCCGACATCATTGGCGACAGCGTCAGAGCGACCACGCCCGAGATGGTGACGGCGCCGGCGAGCGTGAGCGCGAACTCCCGGAAGAGCGAGCCGGTCAGGCCGCCCTGGAAGGCGATGGGCGTGTACACCGCCGCGAGCGTGATGGTCATCGCGATGATGGGACCCACCAGCTCGCGCGCTCCTTTGAGCGCCGCATCGATCGGCTTCAATCCCTCGCGCAGGTGACGCTCGACGTTCTCCACGACGACGATGGCGTCGTCGACCACCAATCCCACCGAGAGCACGATGGCCAAAAGCGTGAGCAGGTTGATGGTGAACCCGAACGTCTGCACCAGGAAGATGCCGCCGATCAACGAGAGCGGAATGGCGACCACCGGCACCAGCGACGACCGCAGCGACCCGAGGAAGAGGAAGATGACGATCACCACGATCAGCACCGTCTCGAGCAACGTCTGCACGACCTCGCTGATGGCGCTGCGGATGTAGGCGGTGGCGTCGTAGGCGATGGTCGCCTGGATCTGCTCGGGCAGCTCCTTCTGCAGCGAGGCCAGCTCCGCCCGCACGCGCTTGATCACGTCGAGGGAGTTGGCGTTGGGCAGGGACCAGACGCCGATGAACACCGCGGTCTGCCCGCTAAAGTTGACGACGGTATCGTAATCCTCCGCGCCCAGGACCACGTCGGCGACGTCGCGCAGGTGGACGGTGGCGCCTTCGCTTTGCCGGACCACCATCTGTTCGAACTCCTCCCGCGACCGCAGGTCGGTGTTCGCCGTCAGGTTCACCTGCACCAGCGAGCCCTTGGTCTGGCCGACCGCCGCCAGGTAGTTGTTGGCGGCCAGCGCCTGCCGGACCTGCACCGGGCTGACATTCAGCGCCGCCATGCGATCGGGCTTGAGCCAGATGCGCATCGCGAAGGTGCGCGCGCCGAGAATGTCGGCCTTCTGCACCCCTTCCAGCGCCGAGAGTCGCGGCTGGACGGCTCGGACCAGGTAGTCAGTGATCTCGTTCTGCTTGAGGAACTCGGAGGAGAAGCTCAGGTAGGCGGAGGCAAACTGGCTGTCCGCCGAGGTGATGTTGAGGATCGGGACCTCGGCCTCGGGCGGAAGGTCGCCGCGCACCTGGTCCACCTTGGAGCCGATCTCCGCCAGCGCCTTGGTGGAGTCGTAGTTGAGCCGCAGGCGGGCCTTGATGGTGGAGAGGCCCAGCTTGCTCTCGGAACTGAGGTACTCGATGCCATCCGCCGACGCGATCACGCGCTCGAGCGGAGTGGTGACGAACCCGCGCACCAACTCGGCGGGCGCGCCGACGTACACGGTGGTGACCGTGATTTCGGCGTTCTCGTTGCGCGGATACTGGCGGACGTTCAGCGAGCGGATCGCCTGAATGCCGGCGATCAGGATCAGCAGGTTGACGACGAGGGCGACGACGGGTCGGCGGATGAAGAGGTCGGTAAACTTCATGGGTGCCTCTCTCTATTGCTCGACCACGGTCGGCGCGACCTCGATCTTCGGCGCGAGATCGTTGCGCACCACCACCGCTGCGCCGTTGCGCAGCTTGAAGGCGCCGCTGCTCACGACGGTCTCCCCGGTTTTGAGCCCGGAGACCACCGCCACCAGATCTCCGCGCCGCTCCCCGAGCCGGACGAACTTCTGGTGCGCGATCAGGCCGGCGTTTCCGGCTGGATCCTTCTTCTCCTCGATGGAGAAGACGGAATCGCCGTAGGGCGCGTAGAGAACCGCGGTGGAGGGGATGACCTGCACCGTGCGCTTCTCCGGCGAAAGGACCTCGACGTTGACGAACATCCCGGGGCGCAGGCGTCCGTCGGGATTCGGGAAGGTGGCGCGGATGCGCACGTTCCTGGTGTTGACGTCCACTTCGGGGTTGATCACCGTCACCGAGCCGTCCCAGGTGGCCTTCGGGAACACGTCGGTGTGCATCCGCGCTTGCATTCCGACGTTGAGCTCCGCAAGTGCCTGCTGCGGGAGCCAGAACTCCGCGTGCACCGGGTGGACGGCGACCAGCGAGGCGATCGCGGTACCCGAGGCGAGCACCTGCCCGAGCTCCACCTGCCGGATGGAGACGCGGCCGTCGAAAGGAGCGCGGATGGTCTTCTTGCCGATGGTCGCCTGCAGCGTCACGACGTTGGCGGCGGCCTGCTTCGCCTTCGCGTCCGCGGCGTCAAGATCCGCCGGCGAGCTGGCGTGCGCTTCGCGCAGCGAGCGCGCGCGCTGCAGGCTCGCCCGCGCCAGATCGGCCTCCGCCCTGGCCGCGGCGAGCTGGCCCTCCTCGATGGAGCTGTCCAGCTTCACCAGCATGTCTCCCTTGCGCACGAACGTGCCGGAGTCGAACCCGATCTCGCGCACCAGCCCGGGCACTTCGGAGGCAAGCGTCACGGCGCGGACGGCGATCAGCGTGCCGACTGCCGATCGCGACGC contains:
- a CDS encoding DUF1624 domain-containing protein — its product is MALEGRRRARQERMLPRPARIRAIDWLRGIAVLFMIQTHAMALLRPELRGKALFNALQWMDGLVAPAFILAAGFSMALTQVRAAAASGDADARRRRMKKTLRRLAEVLLVGALVNWMWFPIFREPRWIVRMDILPCIGFSLLLALPILFVLAPHPRALRWAALALAAAVFGLSPLAEPLGAPWNRFLNQHGDAVFPLLPWAGYVYLGAAIGAATAEKGPRGAALWLAALAGAGIVIWHFTPWFTALYPPHEFWVMNPANSARRWTQVCLLALALLAVEQGVPGNWRSSAPVRFVEVFGMSSLAGYFFHEMLLFFRIFGFSFESRWGKACSWPQYAALTALLAACTFALTWLTDRVYSAAEKRAPATSAA
- a CDS encoding VOC family protein, coding for MIEHISLRCRDSRASRKFYERALEPLGYEMDRRYGDAFGFIQGGRHDFWVTKGKVGTPTHVAFHAQSAAAVDAFYRAAMAAGGKDNGAPGPRDEYGYAAFVLDPDGHNVEAVIWDEEMEKRRRSAPRRGRRRKAG
- a CDS encoding CBS domain-containing protein, yielding MEAFGPEGNAQRPLIERAIAMEDIRALGLGPPITVRRDATLQAAVETLQREHIGCVLVTDESGKLAGIFTERDLLTKVALRSLDWNEERVADYMTADPETLRPDDRIAWALKLMHVGGYRHVPLTDEAGRPVGVISVKDIVDFIVDLFPAPVLNLPPDPRRTDYSEGGSGGEG
- a CDS encoding CoA transferase, with amino-acid sequence MAVGALSHVRVLDLSRVLAGPWATQTLADLGAEVIKVERPGAGDDTRGWGPPWLDEESGQSAYFVSTNRGKKSITLDLARPEGQEVVRRLAAKSDVVVENYKVGALERYGLDYRRLAALNPGLVYCSITGFGQTGPYRDRAGYDFLVQGMGGLMSITGEPDGEPMKVGVAITDILTGMYAATGILAALAQRERSGRGQHVDLALLDVQVAMLANQAQSYLLTRRPPGRLGNSHPSIVPYRAFATSDGHIVVAVGNDGQFARLCEVAGLPHLARDARFATNAGRVRHRVELEELLGRAISARESRHWIESLEAATVPCGPINDLAEVFADPQVAHRGMAISAPHPLSGTVPMVGSPIRLSETPPRGDVPPPTLGQHTTEVLKGLLGMSDAEVAALRDGAVI
- a CDS encoding efflux RND transporter periplasmic adaptor subunit, with translation MSKRRVWIIAIAALLGVVVILAGIKAGQIRKMINAGKSFAIPPESVTSAKVEAVEWQASRSAVGTLIAVRAVTLASEVPGLVREIGFDSGTFVRKGDMLVKLDSSIEEGQLAAARAEADLARASLQRARSLREAHASSPADLDAADAKAKQAAANVVTLQATIGKKTIRAPFDGRVSIRQVELGQVLASGTAIASLVAVHPVHAEFWLPQQALAELNVGMQARMHTDVFPKATWDGSVTVINPEVDVNTRNVRIRATFPNPDGRLRPGMFVNVEVLSPEKRTVQVIPSTAVLYAPYGDSVFSIEEKKDPAGNAGLIAHQKFVRLGERRGDLVAVVSGLKTGETVVSSGAFKLRNGAAVVVRNDLAPKIEVAPTVVEQ